One segment of Desmodus rotundus isolate HL8 chromosome 6, HLdesRot8A.1, whole genome shotgun sequence DNA contains the following:
- the MYLK2 gene encoding myosin light chain kinase 2, skeletal/cardiac muscle codes for MATENGAVELGIQSSSTDKAHQDAAAEGPPATEKDPKPGPPDPKKEPGPPDPKKKTGPPDPKKESGPPDPKKEPGPPTLQKGDEVPASEKGDDAPAKPSTGSQGPEGEGGLGECPAEGSVGQPAALPQQTQTPEAGAGVKKPNEDDNQGTSGSQGPGEPKAGKKAAEGGAEARSGLPAFLHSPSCPAIVSSPEKLLAEKPPNEASELIFEGVPITPSPTDPEPAKEAEEGKNILGGSQEEAGEKASGQAGQAKVQGDTSRGIEFQAVSPERSEVGQALCPTAREEDCFQILDDCPPPPAPFPHRIVELRTGNVNSQFIMNSKEALGGGKFGAVCTCTEKATGLKLAAKVIKKQTPKDKEMVKLEIEVMNQLNHRNLIQLYAAIETPQDIVLFLEYIEGGELFERIVDEDYQLTEVDTMVFVRQICDGILFMHKMRVLHLDLKPENILCVNTTGHLVKIIDFGLARRYNPNEKLKVNFGTPEFLSPEVVNYDQISDKTDMWSLGVITYMLLSGLSPFLGDDDTETLNNVLSGNWYFDEETFEGVSDEAKDFVSNLIVKDQGARMSAAQCLAHPWLNNLAEKAKRCNRRLKSQILLKKYLMKRRWKKNFIAVSAANRFKKISSSGALMALGV; via the exons ATGGCGACAGAAAACGGAGCAGTTGAGCTGGGAATCCAGAGCTCGTCAACAG ACAAGGCACATCAAGATGCAGCAGCTGAAGGACCCCCGGCTACAGAGAAAGACCCTA AACCTGGCCCCCCAGATCCAAAGAAAGAACCTGGCCCCCCAGATCCAAAGAAGAAAACTGGCCCCCCAGACCCAAAGAAAGAATCTGGTCCCCCAGACCCAAAGAAAGAACCTGGTCCACCCACCCTGCAGAAAGGTGACGAAGTCCCTGCTTCAGAGAAAGGGGATGATGCCCCCGCCAAACCCTCAACTGGCAGCCAGGGCCCCGAGGGAGAAGGCGGCTTGGGTGAGTGTCCTGCGGAAGGCAGTGTGGGGCAGCCggcagccctgccccagcagACCCAAACTCCAGAAGCTGGGGCCGGTGTCAAGAAGCCCAACGAGGATGACAATCAGGGGACTTCAGGCAGCCAGGGTCCCGGAGAGCCCAAGGCAGGAAAGAAGGCTGCAGAGGGCGGAGCAGAGGCCAGGAGCGGCTTACCTGCCTTTTTACacagccccagctgccctgccatCGTCTCCAG CCCTGAGAAGCTGCTGGCCGAGAAGCCCCCAAATGAGGCATCGGAGCTCATCTTTGAAGGGGTGCCCATAACCCCCAGCCCCACGGATCCCGAACCAGCCAAGGAAGCAGAAGAAGGGAAAAACATCTtgggaggcagccaggaggaagcaggagagaaggcTTCAGGCCAGGCTGGCCAGGCTAAGGTGCAAGGGGACACCTCGAGGGGGATCGAGTTCCAGGCTGTGTCCCCGGAGAGATCGGAGGTGGGGCAGGCCCTCTGTCCCACAGCCAGGGAGGAGGACTGCTTCCAGATTTTGG ACGATTgcccaccaccccccgcccccttcccccaccGCATTGTGGAGCTGAGGACGGGGAATGTCAACAGTCAATTCATCATGAACTCCAAGGAGGCGCTGGGCGG TGGCAAGTTTGGAGCAGTCTGTACCTGCACAGAGAAAGCCACAGGCCTCAAGCTGGCAGCCAAGGTCATCAAGAAACAGACACCCAAAGACAAG GAAATGGTGAAGCTTGAGATCGAGGTTATGAACCAGCTGAACCACCGCAATCTGATCCAGCTCTACGCAGCCATCGAGACGCCACAGGACATCGTCCTGTTCTTGGAGTA CATCGAGGGCGGCGAGCTCTTCGAGAGGATTGTGGATGAGGACTATCAGCTGACCGAGGTGGATACCATGGTGTTTGTCAGGCAGATCTGCGACGGGATCCTCTTCATGCATAAGATGCGGGTTCTGCACCTGGACCTCAAG CCAGAGAACATCCTGTGTGTCAACACCACGGGCCATTTGGTGAAGATCATTGACTTCGGCCTGGCACGGAG GTATAACCCCAACGAGAAGCTGAAGGTGAATTTTGGGACCCCAGAGTTCCTGTCACCTGAGGTGGTGAATTATGACCAAATCTCCGACAAGACAGACATGTGGAGTCTGGGGGTCATCACCTACATGCT gctgaGTGGCCTCTCCCCGTTCCTGGGAGATGATGACACAGAGACCCTGAACAATGTCCTATCTGGCAACTGGTACTTTGACGAGGAGACCTTCGAGGGTGTGTCAGATGAAGCCAAAGACTTCGTCTCCAACCTCATCGTCAAGGACCAGGG GGCCCGCATGAGTGCTGCCCAGTGCCTCGCCCACCCCTGGCTCAACAACCTGGCCGAGAAAGCCAAGCGCTGTAATCGACGCCTCAAGTCCCAGATCTTGCTTAAGAAATACCTCATGAAGAGACGCTGGAAG aaaAACTTCATTGCTGTCAGCGCTGCCAATCGCTTCAAGAAGATCAGCAGCTCGGGGGCACTGATGGCTCTGGGGGTCTGA